A single Schistocerca piceifrons isolate TAMUIC-IGC-003096 chromosome 6, iqSchPice1.1, whole genome shotgun sequence DNA region contains:
- the LOC124802780 gene encoding protein dpy-30 homolog, giving the protein MSSSGAEQPATEENVEPQSSGSNGVPETAQATAVRESEPPPAPPAPAGEAPTKKSRVDLQSLPTRQYLDQTVVPILLQALSTLAKERPPDPISFLAAYLLKNKSHFDQSGAPQNSSQ; this is encoded by the exons ATGTCGTCATCGGGAG CGGAACAACCGGCAACGGAAGAAAACGTCGAACCGCAGTCCTCGGGCAGTAATGGTGTGCCAGAAACTGCACAG GCTACAGCAGTTCGTGAAAGTGAACCACCACCTGCTCCACCAGCACCAGCAGGAGAGGCACCTACCAAGAAGTCCAGGGTAGACCTGCAGTCACTACCAACAAGACAGTACTTGGACCAGACTGTTGTGCCAATATTGCTTCAAGCACTGTCAACATTAGCAAAAGAAAG GCCTCCTGATCCAATAAGCTTTCTGGCAGCCTACCTGCTCAAAAACAAGAGCCATTTTGACCAAAGTGGAGCACCGCAGAACTCAAGCCAGTGA